The Thunnus albacares chromosome 11, fThuAlb1.1, whole genome shotgun sequence genome contains a region encoding:
- the LOC122992188 gene encoding indian hedgehog B protein-like, with amino-acid sequence MRISFLLLTASLCALVLLFAPASEGCGPGRGYGKRRLPKKLIPLAYKQFSPNVAEKTLGASGRPEGKITRNSERFKELTPNYNTDIIFKDEEDTGADRLMTQRCKDKLNSLAISVMNMWPGVKLRVTEGWDEDGHHSEDSLHYEGRAVDITTSDRDRNKYAMLARLAVEAGFDWVYYESKAHIHCSVKSEHSVAAKTGGCFPGDAQVILEGGATKQMRDLHPGERVLASSTTDGHGPLLYSPILSFLDRQPNITKIFYVIGTDAGLNITLTAAHLIFVTDCTGGLSEPACEETAEGPFLGSIRGARPSEEAGLRTVFASEVQPGQCVLTSQEKGAKLSVVTFVEEKKITGLYAPLTQHGSIVVNGILASCYAAVDNHHLAHWVLAPLQFFYSFMGPSEPQTDGLHWYPWLLQKLGEMLLDAGHFHPWGIEQGHR; translated from the exons ATGCGGATCTCCTTCCTTCTTCTCACcgcctctctgtgtgccttgGTCCTCCTCTTCGCACCTGCCTCGGAGGGCTGCGGGCCGGGGAGGGGGTACGGTAAGAGGCGGCTTCCAAAGAAGCTCATCCCGCTAGCCTACAAGCAGTTCAGCCCCAACGTAGCCGAGAAGACCTTGGGAGCCAGCGGGCGGCCCGAGGGCAAAATAACGCGCAACTCCGAGCGCTTTAAAGAACTAACGCCGAATTACAATACAGATATTATCTTCAAAGATGAGGAGGACACGGGCGCCGACAGGCTCATGACCCAG CGTTGTAAAGACAAGTTAAACTCTCTGGCCATCtctgtgatgaacatgtggCCGGGTGTGAAGCTTAGAGTGACAGAGGGCTGGGATGAGGACGGCCATCATTCAGAGGACTCACTGCACTATGAGGGACGTGCTGTTGACATCACCACCTCTGACAG GGACAGAAACAAATATGCCATGTTGGCCCGGCTGGCAGTAGAAGCAGGATTTGACTGGGTCTACTACGAGTCCAAGGCCCACATTCACTGTAGCGTCAAATCAG AACATTCTGTGGCAGCCAAAACTGGAGGTTGTTTCCCTGGTGATGCTCAGGTTATCCTCGAGGGTGGAGCTACTAAACAGATGCGCGATCTTCACCCTGGTGAACGTGTTTTGGCTTCTTCAACGACAGATGGCCATGGCCCGCTTCTCTACAGCCCAATATTATCCTTTTTGGATCGCCAGCCCAACATCACAAAGATCTTCTACGTCATTGGCACTGACGCAGGACTTAATATTACACTCACAGCGGCACACCTGATCTTTGTCACAGACTGTACTGGTGGGCTGAGTGAGCCAGCGTGCGAAGAGACAGCTGAAGGGCCATTTCTGGGCTCTATACGTGGGGCCAGGCCTAGCGAGGAGGCAGGTCTCAGGACAGTTTTTGCCAGCGAGGTCCAGCCCGGACAGTGCGTGCTAACGTCGCAAGAGAAAGGGGCAAAACTTTCAGTCGTGACCTTTGTAGAGGAGAAGAAAATCACTGGGTTATATGCCCCACTAACCCAGCACGGTTCTATAGTGGTGAACGGCATACTGGCATCCTGCTATGCTGCTGTGGACAATCACCATTTGGCCCACTGGGTTCTGGCCCCACTGCAATTCTTCTACAGCTTCATGGGACCTTCAGAACCGCAGACTGATGGACTGCACTGGTACCCTTGGCTTCTACAGAAGCTGGGGGAAATGCTGCTGGATGCTGGACACTTCCACCCCTGGGGGATCGAGCAAGGACATAGATAG